A window of Exiguobacterium sp. Helios genomic DNA:
ATGGGCCGGAGAAGAAGTCCGGGGAGAGTTCGTTGTCATCGTCGAAGGTTCGACGGAGGAGCGGCCGGCGGAAGAGGAACAGGAAGCGGATCCGTTGCAACAAATTGAGCGGTATATCGAACAAGGTGAAAAGCCGAATGCTGCCTTAAAACGTGTGGCGAAGGAACGGGGACTCGATCGTCAGGAATTGTATTTGCGTTATCATGAATCCTAAAAAAAGAAGCGACTCCATTTGGAATCGCTTCTTTTTACTTATTCGTTTCCAGCGTAATGACGGTCGAGGAAATCTTTTAACTCAACGAGGACACGTTGTGCGCCATCTGGAGAGAGAATCAATTTACCATCTGCTAATTTGAAGTTATCGTCTGATACTTCGCCTGTTACTTGGCAAGTCATGTTTGGTTTGTATTTTTTAAGGATGATTTGCTCGTTGTCGACATAAATCTCAAGAGCATCCTTCTCTGCAATTTGAAGAGTACGACGAAGTTCGATTGGAATAACGACCCGTCCGAGTTCATCTACTTTACGTACAATACCTGTTGATTTCATTTTGTTGTTCCTCCTCTGATGTCTAGGTTCTCTTTATTTTTGGAAAATCGTCAAAATTCGACATCACTTCTATAGAATGTAGAATACTAAACTTTCCAAAAGTAGTCAACCAATCTGAATAGCTTGAAATCAAAATGTCATTTTTTTCTCAAAAAAGCCACAAATGAAACGATTTACTAATAGATTTTCCCTTTTTAAAGGAAATGAAACTATTTAGTGTGTTTTTTTGGTATTCGATGTCTGATGTCAAAAAATGTTTGGATTCGACAAAAAACGAGTTTCGACACAGACGGCAGAACAGCGTATAATAATGAAATGAAATACAGAACGGAGGAATATCATGGCAAAAACATTTTATATCACTACACCGATTTACTATCCTAGCGCTAAGCTACATATCGGTCACGCCTATACGACAGTCGCAGGGGACGCGATGGCGCGTTACAAACGACTTCAGGGATTTGATGTCCGTTACTTAACCGGAACGGATGAGCACGGACAAAAAATTCAAGAAAAAGCGAAGGAAGCCGGCGTTTCCGAGCAGGAGTTCGTCGATGGTGTCGTTGAACAAATCAAAGTCTTATGGGACCGTCTTGATATTTCCTATGATGATTATATCCGGACGACAGAATCACGTCATAAAGAAGTCGTTGAACGCGTTTTCGAGACATTACTCGAAAAAGGTGATATTTATCTTGGAGAATACGAAGGCTGGTATTCTGTTCCGGATGAGACGTATTATACGGAATCACAGCTCGTCGACGGTAAAAGTCCGGACAGCGGTCATCCGGTCGAACTTGTCCGGGAAGAGTGTTACTTCTTCCGGATCAGTCAATATGCGGATCGTTTAGTAGAGTATTATGAAGCAAATCCATCGTTCATTTTACCGGAATCACGGAAACATGAGATGATTAATAACTTCATCAAACCGGGTTTACAAGATCTTGCTGTTTCCCGGACGACATTCGATTGGGGTGTCAAAGTCCCGTCCAATCCGAAACACGTCGTGTACGTATGGGTTGATGCGTTAACGAACTACATCTCGTCACTTGGATACGGAACAGACGACCAAGGAAACTTTGATAAGTACTGGCCGGCTGATGTCCACCTCGTCGGAAAAGAAATCGTTCGTTTCCACACAATCGTCTGGCCTGCTCTCTTGATGGCACTCGACTTACCACTTCCAAAACAAGTGTTTGCACATGGTTGGTTGTTGATGAAAGACGGCAAGATGTCGAAATCAAAAGGAAATGTCGTTGATCCGGTTCCGATGATTGATCGGTACGGACTCGATGCGTTACGTTATTACCTGCTTCGGGAAGTACCGTTCGGTTCAGACGGGATGTTCACACCGGAAGCATTCGTCGAACGGATGAACTTTGATTTAGCGAATGACCTAGGGAACTTACTCAACCGGACGATTGCGATGATCACGAAGTATTTCGACGGCGTCATTCCGACGTATGCCGGAAACGTGACACCGTTTGACGAAACGTTGTCGACACTGGCCAAAGAAACGGTCGAGAAGGTCGAAGCTTCGATGGAACACATGGAGTTCTCGGTTGCTTTATCGCACATTTGGCAATTGATCAGCCGTGCCAATAAATACATCGATGAGACACAACCGTGGGTACTCGCAAAAGATGAAACGAAAACAAAAGAACTCGCTTCATCGATGGTCCACCTGGTTGGTGCGTTGCGCCACGTCGCAATCATGTTACAACCGTTTATGACACGTTCGCCAAAAGAAATCTTCCGTCAACTCGGTCTTGAAGGACAACCGATGGACTGGGCAGCACTTGAACAGTTCGCAACTGTTGAAGAGGGGACGAAGGTCGGTACGGCAGAACCAATCTTCCCGCGTCGCGATATGAAAGAAGAGGTCGAAGCCATCGTTGAGATGATGAAACAAGCTTCTGCTGCGCGCGTCGAAGAAGAGACGGAAGTCGAAGAGGCAGACACGGATGTTCGTCCGGAAACGACGATTGATGTGTTTGACCAAATCGAGTTACGCGTCGGAGAAGTCGTTACAGCTGAAAAAATCAAAAAAGCAAAAAAATTGCTGAAGCTGACGGTCGACATGGGGAAAGAAACACGACAAATCGTTTCAGGAATCGCTGAATGGTATGAGCCGGAAGATTTAGTCGGTCGGAAAGTCATCGTCGTCGCCAATTTAAAACCGGTCACATTACGGGGAGAATTGTCGCAAGGAATGGTGCTCGCTGCCGAGAAATCAGGTAAACTTGAATTAGCTACCGTACCATCAACGATGGCGAACGGGGCAAGCGTAAAATAATCCAGATGCCTGTGGACTCGATGTCACAGGCATTTTTTTGAAAGAAGGAGTCGAATAGTATGTTGATTGACACACACACACATTTAAACTCGGATCAGTTTGACGGAGATGTCGATGAGACGATTGAGCGGGCACGCGCAAACGGTGTATCTCCGATGATCGTCGTTGGTTTTGATCATAAGACGATTGACCGGGCAATGGAACTCGTTGAACAGTATGATGATCTCTACGCCGTCATCGGATGGCATCCGGTCGATTCGATTGATTTCGACGATGCTGCCTATGAAAAGGTGGAACGTTTAATGGACCATCCGAAAGTCGTTGCCCTTGGAGAAATCGGACTGGATTACCACTGGGATACTTCTCCGAAGGATATTCAGGACGCAGCGTTTCGAAAGCAGATTCGCTTGGCGAAACAAAAAAATAAACCGATCGTCATCCATAACCGGGAGGCGACAGAAGATACGCTCCGCATCTTGGAAGAAGAAAACGCAAAAGAAGTCGGTGGCATTTTACACAGCTATAGCATGAGTGCAGAACTGTTACCACGTTGCCTGGCAATGAATTTCTACATTTCCCTCGGAGGACCGGTGACGTTCAAAAATGCGAAGATGCCTAAACGCGTCGCACAAGAAGTGCCGCTTGACCGGTTATTGGTCGAGACCGACTGTCCGTATCTGACACCAACGCCATATCGCGGAAAACGAAATGAACCGGCGTATGTCCGATTCGTTGCGGAAGAAATCGCACAGTTGCGCGGGATGATGTACGCTGATGTCGAACAGGCGACGACTGAGAACGCGAAACGCGTCTTCCGCCTTCCATGATTCGATCGATTACGTATATGACAATCGGCTGTACCCTATTGTTGGTTGCGAGCCTGCTTTATGTAATGATGGACCATCCGCGTGATGTCACGATCATGGTGGATGGTCGACAAACAAAAGTCGAGACGCTTGAGACATCCGTTTTCGGTGTCTTGCAGGAAGCCGGTATTTCAGTTCGACCACAAGATGTCATCGAACCGGCACTGAGTGCTGATCTTCCGAAAAACGATTTGATCGTCATTCAACCGGCCAAAGAAATTACACTAATCATGGGGTATGGTGAAGCGCGGACGATCCGGACGCAAGCCCGCCGCGTCGACGATCTGTTAAAAGAACAGGGAATCAGTCAAATGTTAGAGACAGATGACGTGTATCCTTCAAAAGAAGCCGTTTTGACAAGCGGAATGACCGTCCGGTACCGGGAGGCATTCCCGGTCGAGCTGATTGTCGAAGGAAAAGCCCGCGAAGTCTATACGTACCAAACGACGGTGCGGGAACTGCTGTCGATGCAGGGGGTTAAGCTCCAGACGGAAGATAAGGTCATGCCTGGTCTAGAGACAGTCGTCGCAAAGGATATGCTGGTCACGGTCAATACGACGCGTCGTGCCGTGCTGACGGAACAACAGCTGTTACCATTTGAAGTCGAGACCATCGAAGACGACACGTTGCCGGCGGGTGAACAGTTGGTTACGAAATCCGGCCGGCCGGGCATCCGGACACAAAAATATCAATTGACCCTCGCGGACGGTTTAAGCAAGGAAAAGAAACTGATTGCTAATGAAGTTACGAGTGAACCGGTCAAACAAGTCGTCAAGGTCGGAACAAAACCGGTCGAACCGGTTGAGGCCGTGACGACACCGACACCAACACCGGCGTTTGATACGGAAAAAGCGACGGTACCGTTAGCAGAAGTGCCTAAAGCGGCAGCCGATTTGGATTTTAGCAAAGCGAAAACGCTGATGGTCGAAGCAACAGCTTATACGAATAATCCCGCTTCCAATGGCAGCCAGCTGTATGACGGACGGGCTTTGACAGCAACCGGCTATGATGTAACGGATACGATCACGTATCAAGGACTGCCGATTATCGCCGTTGATCCGAAAGTCATTCCGCTCGGAACCAAGGTGTACGTCGAAGGGGTCGGACTGGCGATCGCCCTCGACACAGGCGGTGCCATCAAAGGCAATAAAATCGATGTACTCGTTGAAGGGGAGTCGACCGCCAAACAGTTTGGCCGGAAGACGATCCAAGTCTGGGTCATCCCGAACGATACGACGGAAGCGGGTACTTGACGCTTCCTTGTTTTTTTTGCGGAAACAGGTACAATTACGGAAGTGTTTGAAAAAGGTGGAGAAGATATGATGCGGAAACGCTTAAAAGAAGTCATCGTCGTTGAAGGACGCGATGATACGACACGCTTACAGGAAGTATTCGATGTCGATACAATTGAAACAAACGGTTCGGCCGTCAACGAACAGACATTACAACGCATTGCCAAAGCGCTTGAACGCCGTGGTGTCATCGTGTTTACCGATCCCGACTTCCCGGGTGACCGGATTCGGGCACGGATCAATGAACGGGTACCGGGATGTAAACAAGCCTACCTGCCACGGGCAGACGCAAAAGATAAACGCGGGAAAATCGGTGTCGAACATGCATCACCGGAAGCAATCGAACGGGCACTTGGTGCGGTATATGAGACAGAAGAGCAGCATGATGCCGAAGTGACACGGGATATGATTCTCGCCGCCGATCTGATCGGGGGACCGGCAGCCTCGAAACGTCGGAAACGGTTGGGACAAGTGCTTGCCATTGGTGAACCGAATGCCAAACAACTCGTCAAACGTGTCGCGTCGATCCGAATCACGAAACAGGAATGGGAAGACGCTTTGAAACAGATAGAGGAGGAACAGGATTGAAAGACATCGCTACATTGCACCGGACGAAGGAAATCTTGGCCAAACACGGATTTTCATTTAAAAAGTCCTTGGGACAAAACTTTTTAATCGATTTAAATGTACTCGGAAACATCGTCGGTGCCGCTAATCTGACACCGGAAAGCGGTGTGCTTGAGATTGGTCCCGGTATCGGCTCATTAACGGAACAATCAGCAAAACAGGCGAAAAAAGTTGTGGCGCTCGAAATCGATCAACGGCTCTTACCGATTCTTGAAGACTCACTTGCTCCGTACCCCCACGTGAAAGTCATTCATGGGGATGCACTGGAACTGGATCTTGAAACGATCGTTGACGAAGAATTCACGCAACAAGGGATTACGGATCTCGCCGTCGTGGCGAACCTTCCTTACTACGTGACAACACCAATCATTATGCGTATTTTAGAAGCCCGTACTCCGTTCCGGACACTCATCATGATGATTCAAAAAGAAGTGGCGGAACGAATCGGGGCAAAACCGGGAACGAAGGCGTACGGTTCATTGTCGATCGCCATTCAGTATTATGCGGAGGCAGAAGTCTGTTTCACGGTACCGAAACACGTCTTCATTCCGGCACCGAACGTCGATTCAGCGGTCATCCGTTTAAATATTCGCAAGGAGCCGGCAGTCAAGACGCTGGATGAGAAACTCTTCTTCGAAGTGACACGTGCCAGTTTCGCTCAACGCCGGAAAACGATTTTGAATAACTTATCCAGCCATTTCGGTAAAGCGGAAAAAGAGGCGGTCGAAGCGGCCTTACATGAAGCGGGTATTGATCCACGCCGCCGTGGCGAGACGCTCAGCCTGCAGGAATTTGCACAGCTGGCCGATGCACTTTTGCCGATTAAAAAACGTTGACGGTAGACAAAAGAACGGATATAATATTTCCCCTTTCTAATATTTAGTTCATATGCTATAATAAATACTAGTGAGGTGAAGCGTATGCCAAAGACGTTGAACGAAATCAGACATGTATTTGAAACACATGTAGGTGAAAGACTGACGCTAAAAGCAAGCGGCGGTCGTAAAAAGGTCGTAACCCGAATCGGAACGCTCGTTGAGACGTATCCATCGGTGTTTGTAGTCAAGCTAGACGCAGAGCGCCACAATGTCGAGCGAGTTTCTTATAGCTACGCCGACGTGTTAACCGACTCCGTACAAATCGAATTCGCGAATTCGTAAACTTACCTTCCGAAGCGGACAGAAATGTTCGCTTCTTTTTTTGTGCAAAGGTTGATACAATTCGTACAGGAAACGTACTAGAGGAGGAACGGCAGGATGACGATTATTGTAAAAGCTCCAGCGAAAATCAATTTAGTATTGGATGCGACGGCGAAACGTCCGGATGGTTATCATGATGTACATATGGTAATGACGACGGTGGATTTGGCAGATCGTCTCGAGTTGACGGAACTAGCGTCCGGCGAGATTCGGATGAATGCCCAACATGCATATGTGCCGAATGATGAACGCAACTTAGCGTATAAAGCAGCAGCGGTTTTAAAGGAACGGTTCGACATCAAGAGCGGGGTTGAAATCTACTTAGAAAAACAAATCCCGGTCGCAGCAGGTCTTGCGGGCGGCTCGAGTGACGCGGCAGCCACGTTGCGCGGGCTGAACGAATTGTGGAAGCTCGATTTGACACTTGAACAGTTGGCGGAAATCGGAGCAGAAGTGGGATCGGATGTCCCGTTTTGTGTCATGGGCGGAACCGCGATTGCAACGGGACGCGGAGAGAAGCTCGAGAAACTAGTATCCCCTCCGCCTTGTTGGGTCGTACTGGCGAAACCGACGATTGGTGTCTCAACAGCCGATGTTTACGGAGCACTGGATTTAGAAACAGCGGAACGTCCGGATGTCGAAGCGATGATTGATGCGGTCAAGAACCAAGATTTCACGGCGATTTGTGATGCCCTTGGCAATGTCCTTGAATCAGTGACGTTACCGATGCATCCGGAGGTCGAACAAATCAAGGCTTTCATGACGAGTTGCGGGGCGGAAGGTGTCCTGATGAGCGGTAGCGGTCCGACTGTCTTTGCCTTGACGGAACATGAAAACCGGGCTCAACGTCTCTATAACGGATTACGAGGATTTTGTAATGAAGTCTACGTCGTTCGTCTTTTAGGGGAAAACCATTGATAGTTTCCGTATGAAAATGATATATTCACTATTGAATATTCGGAATTACGGAGAGGTGGAACGATTTAGATGAAAATTCGGAGAAGTGGTCGGTTGGTAGACATGACACGTTACCTGCTGGATCATCCGCATCATCTGGTCTCATTGACGATCTTCGCAGAACGGTACAGCTCTGCGAAATCTTCGATCAGTGAAGATTTAGATATTGTCAGCGAAATGTTGGAGCATGAAGGAACAGGACGACTCGTTACGGTTCCGGGAGCCGCGGGAGGCGTCATGTTCATCCCTACATGGAGCAGCGCAAAGGCGTTGCCGTTTATCGATGAGTTATGTGAACGTGTCGCACGACCGGATCGTCTGTTACCGGGGGGCTACTTGTATTTGACGGACTTGCTCGGAGATCCGCGGATGGTGAAACAGATGGGACAAGTGTTTGCTTCTGTCTTCAGCCAGAAAAAAGTCGACGTCGTCATGACGATTGCGACAAAAGGAATCCCGCTTGCTTATGCCGTCGCCGAACAGTTGGGTGTACCGTTCGTCATCGTCCGCTCGGACAGCCGGGTGACGGAAGGTTCGACCGTCAGCATCAACTATGTTTCCGGCTCATCGAAAGCAATCCGGACGATGGCTCTTGCGAGACGCAGTTTACCGCGCGGTGCGAACGTCCTGCTGATTGACGATTTCATGAAAGCCGGCGGAACGATCCGGGGGATGATGAGTCTGCTGAGTGAGTTTGAAGCGAACGTAGCAGGTGTCGGTGTGTTGATCGAAGCAGAGGGTGCCGAGAAGAAGATGGTCAGTGAGTACGTCAGTCTGATGAAGCTTTCGGATGTTGATGTGGATCTTGGACAGATTCAAGTGAAACGGGGAAACGTCGACCAGTATTTCACAGACGTAGAAAATACCTGAATTTGACACACGATTTTTTTGTAACTATACTGTAATTATCAAACTTTTGGAAATTATGCGTGAAATGATTGGCAAAAGCTAAACCTTTGAATGTTTTAAGCCGTAAGTAGAAGTAGACAACGAAGAGTTGTGACAACGGTTATAAAAAGGGGTGCGGACAAAATGAATGTCACCGACGTCAAGATTCGTCGCGTCGTAGCAGAGGGTCGAATGAAAGCACTGGCTTCGATTACGCTTGACCACGAATTTGTGGTACATGATTTACGCGTGATTGAAGGGAACAGCGGTCTTTTCGTCGCGATGCCAAGCAAGCGGACACAGGAAGGCATCTTTCGTGATGTCGCCCATCCAATCAATGCATTAATGCGAAAAAAAGTCGAAGATTCAGTACTAGAAGCATACGCGATTCGTGAAGAAAACGGTGAGGCGTCAGAATTTGAACTGACGGCGCTCGAAGCAACCGATCCTTCCTAACGCGATTGACAGGTCTCCATCAATGGGAGAACCTGTCTTTTTTTGCGTGTTTTGTTGATTTCCGGTCTGTCCTGTCATTGATTCGTTGCGCCATTTTCGTTATAGTGGGAACGAGTGGACTATTTCAGAACGAAATCAACACTAATTTACATGGAGGAGCGACAAGGATGAATCATTTCGCGGTAATTCTAGCAGCGGGTAAAGGCACTCGGATGAAATCAAAGCTATATAAAGTACTTCACCCAGTAGCTGGGAAACCTATGGTACAACATGTCGTTGATCAATTGACGACACTCGGTGTCACGCGTCAAGTCGTCATCGTCGGTCACGGTGCAGAGTCTGTTAAAGAAGTGCTCGGCACATCGGTGGAATATGCACTTCAAAGCGAGCAGCTTGGCACGGGTCATGCTGTTCAAATGGCAGAACCTGTCCTTGGACAGGAGAAAGGCTCGACACTTGTCGTCTGCGGAGACACTCCCCTTTTGACAAGTGAGACGTTACAATCTCTCTTGCAACATCATGCAGAAACAGGCGCGAAAGTAACTGTTTTAACAGCGCATGCGGATGATGCGACGGGGTATGGACGAATCGTTCGTGGGGAAGACGGCAACGTCTCGAAAATCGTCGAGCACAAAGATGCGAACGCAGAAGAACTTCTCATTAAAGAAATCAATACCGGAACGTACGTATTTGACAATGAGATGTTATTCGCTGCTTTAAAAGAAGTTAAGAATGATAATGTCCAAGGTGAGTACTACTTACCGGATGTCATCGAAATCGCAAAAGCAGACGGTGAAACGATTGCGGCCTATGCGGCAGCGACGTTTGAAGAAACGATTGGTGTCAATGACCGGGTTGCCCTGGCGCAGGCGGAAACGTCAATGCGGAAGCGGACGAATGAACATTGGATGCGTCAAGGCGTTACGTTCATCGATCCGGCGTCTACGTATATCGGACCGGATGTCGTGATTGGTTCGGATACGGTCCTGTACCCGGGAACACAATTGCTTGGTAAAACGACGATTGGCTCAGAATGTATCATCGGACCAAATTCGGATATCCGTGACAGTGAAGTGGCTGATCAAGCCGTGGTGCGTCAATCAGTCGTAACCGACAGCCGAATTGGAGCAGCTGCACAAGTCGGTCCATTTGCGCACTTACGCCAACAGGCAGTTCTCGGAGCGAACACGCGCATCGGTAACTTCGTCGAAGTGAAGAAATCCACTTTTGGTGAAGGCAGCAAATCTGCTCACTTAAGTTACGTCGGTGATGCAACAATCGGCACGAACGTTAACTTAGGTTGCGGATCGATCACAGTGAATTATGATGGAACAAATAAATTCCAAACTGTCATTGAAGACGATGCGTTCATCGGTTGTAATGTCAATTTGATTGCACCGGTCACGGTCGGTAAAAATGCGCTTGTCGCAGCAGGATCAACCGTTACGGATGATGTTCCGGAAAACGGTCTTGCCATCGCACGGGAACGTCAAATAACTAAACCAGATTACCGTTAATTTTATTCGTTCATTATCTGTCGCTCTACTCGTCTAAACCCAAACAAATGGAGGCCACCTAACCATGTCTACTGTCTTAGAACATGAAATTCGTATTTTCGCACTTAACTCGAACAAACCACTGGCAGAGGAAATCGCTAAAGTCATCGGAATCCCTGTCAGCGAAAGTTCAGTCAAACACTTCAGTGACGGCGAAATTTCAATGAACATCGAAGAAAGCGTCCGTGGGGATGATATCTACATCATTCAATCGACAAGCCAACCGGTCAACGAAAACTTGATGGAGCTTCTCATCATGATTGACGCTTTAAAACGTGCTTCTGCGCGGACGATTAACGTCGTTATTCCGTATTACGGATATGCACGTCAAGACCGCAAAGCCCGTTCACGTGAGCCGATCACAGCGAAGCTTGTAGCGAACTTACTTGAAGTAGCCGGTGCGACACGCGTCGTGACGATGGATCTTCATGCTGCACAAATCCAAGGATTCTTCGATATTCCAGTAGATCAATTAATGGGTGTTCCCCTGCTTGCTTCTTACTTCGAGAAGAAGAACATCGACCCGAACGAACTTGTCATCGTTTCTCCAGACCATGGCGGTGTGACACGGGCACGTAAATTAGCGGAACAATTAAAAGCACCAATCGCAATCATCGATAAGCGTCGTCCGAAACCGAACGTCGCAGAAGTCATGAACATCGTCGGACAAGTCGATGGCAAGATTGCCATTATCATTGACGATATCATTGATACAGCGGGTACAATCACGCTTGCTGCCAACGCCTTGATCGAAAACGGAGCGAAGCAAGTGTATGCCTGCTGTACGCACCCGGTTCTCTCAGGTCCAGCGATGGAGCGGATTGAAAACTCGGCAATCGAAGAACTCGTCGTCTTGAACACAATCGATTTGACGAAACGTGAATGTGCAAGCAAAATCAAACAAATCTCAGTTGCACGCTTGTTGGCAGAAGCCATCATCCGTGTTCACGAACAAAAATCAATCAGCCCGCTCTTCAGCTGATTTCAAACAGATATGAACGCCAAGGTCCGGTTTTTAGAAATCGGACCCTTGTGCGTTCCATTTTTCGTCAACGGGATATAAATCAAAAAAAGCAGATAAGTAGAGGAGGTGACGATATGAAATGTATCGTCGGTTTAGGAAATCCAGGCACGAAATATGCGAATACGCGTCACAATATCGGTTTTTTAGCGATCGATGCCCTCGCCAAGGAACATGGCATAAAATTAGCGGAGTCGAAGTTTAAAGCCGTCTTCGGAACGGGAATGATTAAAGGGGAACGGGTCGTTCTCGTTAAGCCATTGACGTATATGAATTTATCGGGAGAAGCTGTCCGTCCGTTGCTCGATTTCTATAAAATTGCGGTCGAGGACGTCCTTGTCATTTATGATGACCTTGATTTGCCGCTTGAAAAGATGCGCCTGCGTTCAAAAGGAAGTGCCGGTGGTCACAACGGAGTCAAATCGTTGATTCAACATTTAGGTACACAAGACATCAAACGATTGAAACTTGGAGTCGGTCGTCCGCCAGCACCGATTCAAGTCATCGACTGGGTCTTGATGCCGTTCGCCAAGTCGGAACAGACGACGTTGCAACATGTGTTGTCTGATTCCGTCGAGATCGCAACTGATTTTATCGATACACCGTTTTTAGCTTTGATGAATCGTTATAACTGAACAAAACGCTTTGGGTGACCAAAGCGTTTTTGCTGTCGTCCTAGGAGGGAAAGAACGTATGAAACAACTACAAAATCTGTTACTCGGCATTCCGGAGATTAAAACCGTCCGGGAACGGTTCCGCGACGGAGTCAATGCCCAACTGATCACAGGGCTGATGAACAGCGGAAAAGCGTTATTCGTCGCCGGTATTTACCAAGAGACGAAAAAACGGTTCGTCATCGTGACCCACAACATGTTCCAGGCTCAAAAATTATATGATGATTTAATTGAACTTATACCCGAGCAGGACGTGATGTTGTATCCGGTCGATGAAACACTTGCGGCGGAGCTGTCATACGGTGCAAGTCCGGAATTGCGCGCGACGCGGATTGAAACCCGTCACCGTCTGCTGACGACGGATGACGGAATCCTCATCATTCCGCTTGTCGGACTGAGACGTTACGTCCCGACGGCGCCCGACTTTTTAGGACATACGAAACGAATCAAACCTGGCGATGTCCTGTCGATCCCAGACTTTATTCAGGAATTGGTCGACGCGGGATACGAACGGACGGCAACGGTGACGACGCCGGGCGAGTTCGCAGTCCGAGGAAGCATCATCGACTTATACCCGTTAACCGTCGAACGTCCGTATCGTCTTGATTTATTTGACGAAGAAGTCGATTCCATCTATACGTTTGATGCGGAAACCCAACGTTCGCTTGGTGTCATCGCGGAAGCTCTGGTACCTCCGGCAACGGAACATTTTGCATCGCGTGACGGATTGAAATCGGCCGGTGAACAATTACGCCGTCTGTATGAAGCAACGAAGGAACGGGTCCAAAGTACGGAAGTATTGGCTGCCCTGGAAGAAGGAATTGCTTACGACGTCGAAGTCCTCGAAAGCGGTGATCGTCCGAAGCAACTTGCAAAATATGCACCGCTTCTATATGAAACGACGTTACTCGACGATATCAAAGATGCTGTTTTGATTGTCGACGAGGTGGCACGGATTGAAGAAGCCGCCGAGGTCCAGGATACGGAAGAAGCGGAATGGATGGCTTCGTTGATTGAACGGGGACAAAGCATCAGTGACTATACGTTATCGGTTCCGATGCTGCAGGTGTTCAAGCAACGCCAATTGCTGTATTTATCGTTGCTC
This region includes:
- a CDS encoding 3D domain-containing protein, giving the protein MIRSITYMTIGCTLLLVASLLYVMMDHPRDVTIMVDGRQTKVETLETSVFGVLQEAGISVRPQDVIEPALSADLPKNDLIVIQPAKEITLIMGYGEARTIRTQARRVDDLLKEQGISQMLETDDVYPSKEAVLTSGMTVRYREAFPVELIVEGKAREVYTYQTTVRELLSMQGVKLQTEDKVMPGLETVVAKDMLVTVNTTRRAVLTEQQLLPFEVETIEDDTLPAGEQLVTKSGRPGIRTQKYQLTLADGLSKEKKLIANEVTSEPVKQVVKVGTKPVEPVEAVTTPTPTPAFDTEKATVPLAEVPKAAADLDFSKAKTLMVEATAYTNNPASNGSQLYDGRALTATGYDVTDTITYQGLPIIAVDPKVIPLGTKVYVEGVGLAIALDTGGAIKGNKIDVLVEGESTAKQFGRKTIQVWVIPNDTTEAGT
- the rnmV gene encoding ribonuclease M5; translation: MMRKRLKEVIVVEGRDDTTRLQEVFDVDTIETNGSAVNEQTLQRIAKALERRGVIVFTDPDFPGDRIRARINERVPGCKQAYLPRADAKDKRGKIGVEHASPEAIERALGAVYETEEQHDAEVTRDMILAADLIGGPAASKRRKRLGQVLAIGEPNAKQLVKRVASIRITKQEWEDALKQIEEEQD
- the metG gene encoding methionine--tRNA ligase, with translation MAKTFYITTPIYYPSAKLHIGHAYTTVAGDAMARYKRLQGFDVRYLTGTDEHGQKIQEKAKEAGVSEQEFVDGVVEQIKVLWDRLDISYDDYIRTTESRHKEVVERVFETLLEKGDIYLGEYEGWYSVPDETYYTESQLVDGKSPDSGHPVELVREECYFFRISQYADRLVEYYEANPSFILPESRKHEMINNFIKPGLQDLAVSRTTFDWGVKVPSNPKHVVYVWVDALTNYISSLGYGTDDQGNFDKYWPADVHLVGKEIVRFHTIVWPALLMALDLPLPKQVFAHGWLLMKDGKMSKSKGNVVDPVPMIDRYGLDALRYYLLREVPFGSDGMFTPEAFVERMNFDLANDLGNLLNRTIAMITKYFDGVIPTYAGNVTPFDETLSTLAKETVEKVEASMEHMEFSVALSHIWQLISRANKYIDETQPWVLAKDETKTKELASSMVHLVGALRHVAIMLQPFMTRSPKEIFRQLGLEGQPMDWAALEQFATVEEGTKVGTAEPIFPRRDMKEEVEAIVEMMKQASAARVEEETEVEEADTDVRPETTIDVFDQIELRVGEVVTAEKIKKAKKLLKLTVDMGKETRQIVSGIAEWYEPEDLVGRKVIVVANLKPVTLRGELSQGMVLAAEKSGKLELATVPSTMANGASVK
- a CDS encoding TatD family hydrolase; translated protein: MLIDTHTHLNSDQFDGDVDETIERARANGVSPMIVVGFDHKTIDRAMELVEQYDDLYAVIGWHPVDSIDFDDAAYEKVERLMDHPKVVALGEIGLDYHWDTSPKDIQDAAFRKQIRLAKQKNKPIVIHNREATEDTLRILEEENAKEVGGILHSYSMSAELLPRCLAMNFYISLGGPVTFKNAKMPKRVAQEVPLDRLLVETDCPYLTPTPYRGKRNEPAYVRFVAEEIAQLRGMMYADVEQATTENAKRVFRLP
- a CDS encoding AbrB/MazE/SpoVT family DNA-binding domain-containing protein, which encodes MKSTGIVRKVDELGRVVIPIELRRTLQIAEKDALEIYVDNEQIILKKYKPNMTCQVTGEVSDDNFKLADGKLILSPDGAQRVLVELKDFLDRHYAGNE
- the rsmA gene encoding 16S rRNA (adenine(1518)-N(6)/adenine(1519)-N(6))-dimethyltransferase RsmA, with the translated sequence MKDIATLHRTKEILAKHGFSFKKSLGQNFLIDLNVLGNIVGAANLTPESGVLEIGPGIGSLTEQSAKQAKKVVALEIDQRLLPILEDSLAPYPHVKVIHGDALELDLETIVDEEFTQQGITDLAVVANLPYYVTTPIIMRILEARTPFRTLIMMIQKEVAERIGAKPGTKAYGSLSIAIQYYAEAEVCFTVPKHVFIPAPNVDSAVIRLNIRKEPAVKTLDEKLFFEVTRASFAQRRKTILNNLSSHFGKAEKEAVEAALHEAGIDPRRRGETLSLQEFAQLADALLPIKKR
- a CDS encoding Veg family protein, which gives rise to MPKTLNEIRHVFETHVGERLTLKASGGRKKVVTRIGTLVETYPSVFVVKLDAERHNVERVSYSYADVLTDSVQIEFANS